CGGTAAAATCAGATGATGATATAATTGACGAAGAGAGTATAGAAAAAGCCGAAAAAGAATTAGATACCGCCCCAGTTTAATATGAAAAGATTCCCACTTCTATTACTATTTATTGGCATGCTGTCGATACCAGATACAGTGTATGGTCAGGATACACTGAGTATCGAGCAAGTAATCCGAACCGGCTTAGAAAAGAACTATGCAATTCGGATTGCAGACAATGAGACAAGGATATCGTCTAACAATAACAGTCTCGGCAATGCTGGCTTTTTGCCTGTCCTCACTGCCGATGGTGCTTTCAATGAAAGTGTTGAAGACAACGTAACCGAATTTAATACGAACGCCATCCCTGACAGAAACGATGAGGGAGCCCGAACTACTGTATTTAATTATGGGGTGAATGCTACGTGGACCATTTTCGACGGACTAACCATGTTTGCAACTTCAGATCGACTTTCACTCCAGGAAGAGATAAGTGAAACTCAGGCAAGGCTGCAACTTGAGCAAATTCTGGCAGATATCATCAGCACCTACTACCAGATTGTGGGGCAACAAAATGCTTATCAGGTTCAGGAAAATACCTTAGATGTATCAAGTGAGCGAATTCGAATTGCTGAAACGCGCCTAGACTTAGGATCAGGATCTGAATATGATTTACTTCAGTCCCGGGCTGATTTTAATGCTGACAAAGCTGCCCTCATTCGTTCTGGAACCGGACTCAAACAGGCGAAAATTCTTCTTACTCAGGTTTTAGCAGATACCAGTTTGTCGGGATATGATGTGAGTGGAGCAATTGTACTGGCTGAAAAACTTCAGCTCGAGCCACTCATCGATGAATCACTTCAGCAAAATAGTGAGCTTCAAATTGCACGTCTCAATCAGAGTGTAGCCCAGACGGAGATTCGGGAAATTACTGGGGAATATTTTCCTCAGATTGATTTGGTTGGGGGATATGGATACCGGAGAACCGAATCAAGTACTGGGTTTTCGGATTTTACAGAGACCGATGGTTTCAATTATGGAGTGACGGCTAGAATCAATCTATTTGATGGGATGAATAAAAACCGCCGCCGCCAAAATGCACAGATTGCTGAGAAGAATGAAGAGCTTCGCTTACAGGACATCCGGCTTCGTGTAACATCGCAGGTTCGCCAAATTTATACTCAGTACAGCGATGCAATTACCCTTATTGAACTGGAGCAGGAAAATCTGCAATATGCCGAGCAGAGTTTAGATATAGCACTCGAGCGGTTTAGGTTGGGAACAATCAACTCCGTTGAATTAAGGGAGGCACAGGTAAGTTTGTTGAATGCCGAAAATCGATTGATAGCAGCTCAAATTGAGGCTAAAACAGCGGAGACAGAACTACTCAGGCTTAGCGGACGGTTACTTTCAAGAGCAGAGTAAGCCTGATTACTCAGAGGAGTATCATTATTAAAAGCTGAGCCACACTGCCTTTCGAAGTAATATTCTCTCCGTGCTAGTTGGGTAAATTAAAAACCAACTTCAGCTTTGTTCCGCCTTCAGAATAATCGACGGAATCGGCGTATTCTTCCATTAGAAAAACTCCACGGCCACTCGTTTTAAGCAGGTTTTCTTCAGCGAGGGGATCAGGAATATCTTCCGGGTTGAAACCATCACCCTGATCCTTTGTTTCGAAAATCAGTTTTCCATCATCCTTATAAGCGGAGACTTCAACTGTTTTAGATTCATCTAATTTATTTCCGTGAAGAATGCCATTGGTAGCCGCTTCAGAAACGCTAAGCATCAGACGAGCATAAAACTCATCGTTAAAGCCAAGGTCTTCTTGAAGGGTATTAAGCAGTTGTTCTATGCGTTCAACTTCTTCGTATGTAGATTTTAGAGTAAGTGTCTGTAATAATTTCATTAGCTAAGCATAAATACCACGCAGTTTCAGCGTTGTTGCCACTCTGTCGATGGCGTAAACATAGGCCGCTTGGCGCAGCGTAATACTATACTTTTCACTCACCATAAACAAGTTGTCAAATGATTCTCTCATCATTCTATTCAATCTTCTATTTACACGCTCTTCTGTCCAGAAATATCCATGGCGATCTTGCACCCACTCAAAGTAAGAAACGGTGACTCCTCCCGCATTTGCGAGAATATCGGGGATGACCATGATTCCTTTTTCTTCCAGAATCTTATCGGCATTAGCAGTTACAGGACCGTTCGCACCTTCAGATATAATTTTGGCATTTATATTGGGTGCATTTTCTTTGTTGATTTGATCTTCTTTTGCAGCAGGGATCAACACATCACACTCCAGTTCGAGTAAATTTTTATTTGTGATGGATTCAGCGCCTTCAAAACCTTCCAGTGAATTTTCATGGGTTTGTGAGTAGCGGATGGCTTCAGGAATATCAATTCCTTCTTTGTTGTAATAACCACCACTTATATCACTGATGGCAATCACTTTAGCACCTTGCTCATACATAAGCTGTGCTGAAACGGAACCTACATTTCCAAAACCCTGAACAACTACGGAAGTATTGCTTGGTGAAATGCGAAGTTTTCCAAGAGCGGCTAAAGTACAGGTTACAACTCCACGGCCGGTTGCTTCTTTTCGTCCTTTTGAACCGCCCAGGATAATAGGTTTTCCAGTGACTACAGCATTCTCAGTTTTGTTATGCTTCATGCTGTAGGTGTCCATGATCCATGCCATAGTCTGCTCGTTGGTATTCATATCGGGGGCAGGGATATCACGGTCAGGACCAAAAACGTCCAGCATATTTGAGGTGTATCGGCGGGTTAGTCGCTCAAGTTCTGACTGGGAAAGTTCTTTTGGGTTTACCCGTACGCCACCTTTAGCTCCGCCAAAAGGAACGTTTACACACGCACATTTCCAGGTCATCCAGGCTGCAAGAGCTTTAACTTCATCAATGGTAACATCATCAGAATAACGGATGCCACCTTTTGAAGGTCCTAAAATGCTGTTATGAATGACGCGGTATCCTTCAAAGACTTCAATACGTCCATCATCCATAGTAACAGGAATAGAAACGATGACTACTTTTTCGGGGCTGGATAAATATTTAAAAACGCCGGCGTCCAATTCCAGTATTTCGGCTGCAAACCGAAAACGCTCCATCATGGAGGCAAAAGGAGATTCGTGCGTAATATGTGGAACTGGTTCTTTATAGTAACCGCTGGAAATCGAGTTTTTTATAGACATCGTCTGTATTTAGATGAAATTCTTTCTCATTCGCTCAGAAAAGCGGTTCCAAATATAAAAAGGAATATGGAAAACAATTGCATTTTTATCCAAAAAGTCGATGCAATTTTGGCAGATTCAAAATGAATAGAGAAGTAAATGCTATGCCATTTTTTAGAGAACTAGAAGAATGTCTACGCTATAAAAACATGATATTTATCTAACCCATACTAGTAATCACAAAAGCTATTAGATTGCCAGCTATTAAATATGTTTAGTATGTGTATGAGTAATAAAAGATTAGGCATTAAATTTTTCTTTGTTATCTAATTGTTAAGGATTGGGATATTTAGCCTCACATAACACTGCCTTAACATACGATTAGTACCCTTGGGCAAATTCAGCACACAAATAATATTTAGATGTCCGATAACCAGCCTAACGGAAATAATGAAAGCCCGATTGAGCAGTTTATACCCACGGGTTTTACTCATATCATTAAGCAGGAACGAATATTTATACTGTTAATAGGCCTTTTCTTCTTCATATCAGGAGTGGTCTTTCCGTATGCTGAACTGGCTATGTGGGTCGGATTTATTTTTGCAGGATATTCGGCCATAGCAAATGATAGCATCCAGACGATCGGTACTTTCCTTGCTTCCAACATGGATAAGAAATGGTGGCTTCTCTGGCTTTGGATCGGAGGTATATTTCTTGTGACTGTTTCAGCTAGTTGGTACATCTACGATGGGGATGTCACTTACCAACGGCTAACTTCTAAGGGATTTGCTGAAGCACCAACCGAATTTTCTTTCCTTCAAGTTGCAGCACCTATCTTTCTCTTGATACTGACCCGGCTTAGAATGCCGGTATCAACGACGTTCTTGTTATTGAGTTGTTTTGCCACTTCAGCTGAAGGTATCACATCTGTACTCGGGAAAAGTTTACAGGGATACGGCATCGCTTTGGTGACCGGATTAGTTGTTTGGCTTCTTGTAACCAACACCATTGAGAAAAGTTTTAAAGGAAAACCTAAAAAGATTTGGCTGCCTCTTCAGTGGATTATATCGGGTACTTTATGGGCCGTTTGGGTGATGCAGGATGCGGCCAACATTGCCGTTTATTTACCACGTTCTTTAGACTTCAGTCAGTTCTTGGGTTTTGCTCTGTTTATTTTCTTCGGGCTTGGCTTGTTGTTCTACCTTCGTGGAGATAAGATTCAGGAAATTGTTACCGAGAAGTCACGAGTAACTGATATTCGTTCAGCGACTATTATTGATTTTGTATATGCCATCCTGCTCATTTATAAGCTGACAATCAGCACCGTGCCAATGAGTACCACCTGGGTGTTCCTCGGACTGCTTGCCGGACGTGAAATCGGGATGAGCATAATGGACGGAAAAGAGAAAGGCCGGCCAATGGGTAAAGTATTCAGAATGGCTTTCAAAGACCTTTCTTATGCTTTGATCGGTCTCGCAGTTTCTATAGTTCTAGCCATTTCTATAAACGATGAGGTTCGGGATCAGCTGCTGGAAATGATTGGCTATTGATATTTAAAGGCAAATACCTCATACTAAGGCGTGCTCGTAAAAGCGAGGACGCCTTTTTTTTGTTTCATAATCTGCATTCTTCATGAATTAAACGCTAATATCATCAACAGAACTTAAACCGGATGCACTATGAACGCTAACGTATTAGTTTTAAATCAAGATTATCAGCCACTGAGTATTTGCTCAGTACAGCGCTCCATGAAGCTGATTTTTTTGGAGAAAGCTGAACTGCTTCATGATGATCCCGAGAAGGAATTACGTACTACCCGAAAGTCTTTTCAGTTTCCATCCGTTATCAGATTGAGAAGCTATATCCGCGTTCCCTACAGCAAAATCGTTCTTTCACGAAGAAATATTATGCGGCGTGATGATTTTACCTGCCAATACTGTGGTAAGAAATCTGACCTTACCATTGATCACATCATGCCCAAAAGCAGGGGCGGTAAAGATACCTGGGAAAACCTGACTACCGCCTGTGATAAGTGTAACGTGCATAAAGGAAATCGCACGCCAAGAGAAGCGAATATGCCGCTTAAGTCGAAGCCTTACCGACCCATTCCTATTACTTTTTTCCGAGACTCAAACGGTGGAGTACAGGAGCCGTGGAAACCTTATCTGTACATGACGTAGGAATATTGAATATCGAACATTCAACATTCAACGGCGAAGTTTGTTAGTCAAAAACCAAAGGCACGTATCCATTCTGCACATACGTGGTGTAGGTAGTCAGCATAGAAAGTCCTGTTTTAACTTCCGGATTTACACTACCAAAAGCATATTGCCTTGCCAATAATGATTGTCCACACACGTAAACTTCAGCTCCCGCTTCTTTCAATGCATCAATCAAAGCAAGGTTTGGATTGTCGAGTTCGTATCGATCCTGATAAGCTTCATTATTAAGAATCACATCGGTAGCTCCGCCATGAATAACAACAGCCACAGATAAGTTTTCAGATTCAGTTCCCAAAAGTCCGTGCAGATTCATCATGCGGGCAACATTGTTTAATCCGGGATTAATACTCGCCTTATCTCGTTGCAAGGTTTTGAGATCGATAACCACCTTATACTCATCAGAAACCTCAGGATTTACCGAATTGGGAATTTCATAGATGCCACCAAAATCTTTCACAATAGGAAATTGAGCTTCCTGCGCTTTTAAAGAGATTCCGGTGAATAGGACGAGCAATAGAGTTAGGGTGAATTTCATGGCAGATTATTTTTGGGATGAATGATTGCTGA
Above is a window of Balneola sp. DNA encoding:
- a CDS encoding amino acid dehydrogenase yields the protein MMERFRFAAEILELDAGVFKYLSSPEKVVIVSIPVTMDDGRIEVFEGYRVIHNSILGPSKGGIRYSDDVTIDEVKALAAWMTWKCACVNVPFGGAKGGVRVNPKELSQSELERLTRRYTSNMLDVFGPDRDIPAPDMNTNEQTMAWIMDTYSMKHNKTENAVVTGKPIILGGSKGRKEATGRGVVTCTLAALGKLRISPSNTSVVVQGFGNVGSVSAQLMYEQGAKVIAISDISGGYYNKEGIDIPEAIRYSQTHENSLEGFEGAESITNKNLLELECDVLIPAAKEDQINKENAPNINAKIISEGANGPVTANADKILEEKGIMVIPDILANAGGVTVSYFEWVQDRHGYFWTEERVNRRLNRMMRESFDNLFMVSEKYSITLRQAAYVYAIDRVATTLKLRGIYA
- a CDS encoding HNH endonuclease, giving the protein MNANVLVLNQDYQPLSICSVQRSMKLIFLEKAELLHDDPEKELRTTRKSFQFPSVIRLRSYIRVPYSKIVLSRRNIMRRDDFTCQYCGKKSDLTIDHIMPKSRGGKDTWENLTTACDKCNVHKGNRTPREANMPLKSKPYRPIPITFFRDSNGGVQEPWKPYLYMT
- a CDS encoding ATP-binding protein encodes the protein MKLLQTLTLKSTYEEVERIEQLLNTLQEDLGFNDEFYARLMLSVSEAATNGILHGNKLDESKTVEVSAYKDDGKLIFETKDQGDGFNPEDIPDPLAEENLLKTSGRGVFLMEEYADSVDYSEGGTKLKLVFNLPN